The Silene latifolia isolate original U9 population chromosome X, ASM4854445v1, whole genome shotgun sequence genome contains the following window.
taataaaaaactgTCACTCAGAAGACTAATTGTTTACTCAATAATGAAAAGAGGCAACTCAAAAACATCACTCCAAGCGCAGAATAATTTCTTTCCCAGTTAATTCTTCCGTAAAATAACTTCTCTCTTCAAGAAAGAAGTGGGAAGTGAGACCAAAACTAGGGTAACCCCATATCCCACCAATACATGTTAACAGACACACGACTTTCTTCACAGTTACATTAAGCGGGAACAGTTTAAAATTAAGTAAACAGCTGCGAGTGTAAAACTAAAAACGATCATCAGAATTCTATATTGATCTGATAACTAGCAGCACTGGAACACCAACACACAAGAAAAGAAAACGGTATGATTTCACTTTAATGTTAACAAAGTACACTGCACTATGGAGAACCAAGTTTGGTTTTCCATATCAAGTACATCATGGAGAGCATATGGCACTGTAATTCTTGAAATTCATTGGTGTAGGTCGTTAActtttgttttagtttaattTAGGATAACTTGGTTCTAATTACTTTGCAGCTTATTTAGCAGAAACAAGACCTTGCAATTGCTTAGCAAAATCGGAATTAAGAGAATAACCCTCCATTGTCATATGAATTAACTAGGTTTGGTGCGCGAGCAACCACTATGCATAATTGTAAAATGGGCTATTAAACTAGCTGAGCTTCATATATTATGGATAAGATGCCAAACGATGCAATTCTCGACACAATAAAATAACCCATTACCCTAATCATTATTGATCATGTAAAAACAGCTAACATAGGGGTAACGGTGTAAGGCTTCTTAAAATTGATCTCCCCTTAACCCGACCTTGAGGGACTGGCGTAATGTTGCTATAAAATCAGATCCATTAGTGATCATATTTTGAGAATTGAAATTTTGGTAAATGTATACATCATTTGatgattttatataattttacaGATACTTGTACTCTGTATAATTACACTGGCAGTTAGCTGTTTTCAGTTTAGCTTTTTGGTCACTGTGCAACTTCCATAGCAGAAACAAAGTCATGTCATTTAAGTTCCCACCCGACTGAATGCTACTGGAATAGCCTTTCTAGAAGCATACGCTACATAGAAGTTGTAACTCCGTAAGATGCAACTAATGCTTAAGAGGGACGGGAACAGGTTTCAAAAACAACAATGGCTAGTTTAGCAGAAcaagaacacaagaaaatcggCAAACAATAGTTACCTGTATTTCTGAAAGCATACATCCATGCATAGCCATGACCATAAAAGCGCAATGCCTCAGTGCCCCGCTGACTTTAACATAGTATTCCCAAGGGTACTTGAATGATCGATAACGACCATGAGGCGGCTCCCATCTAGCAAAATCCAACTAAACACAAAAATATTTCCAATTTAATAAAATAGCAAGGAACATCAGGATCAAGAAGAAAACATGATAAATAAACTTGTACAATAGAAAAATGAAGAACTATTAAGTACATCCAGTGTACCATATCATCGTACACTTACCCAATAACatagtatttttttttatttccttaAAATCTATTTCCCTAGCTTTAGGAAATTATACCCCTATAATAacaattctttttttttgttaGGATGTACCATGACATGATACACCGCGTGTACCTTAGAATTTTTCTAAATGAATTACCAGAGATTCCTCTTGACTAGTGGATTGGAGAGCTGCTCTATAGCCGCCATATGTAGGATCATCATAAGCTTGGTATGTAAGAATTTTTGAAGGAATTTTTTCATATGCCACACACTGCAAGTACCCATTAACACAGCCTACAGACGGAATAAGACTTTTATTTCCACAACAGATAAACAAGAAAAATGGATAGAAGAAGAAACACAGTGAACGTGAGCTCTACCTTCCAATGAAGTAGCAACTCCCTCAAAGTTTTTTACGACCAACTTGTGAAGATCCTCACCAGCCCAGATTGGAAGAATGCAAACGTTTACAATCGAAGCAACGACACCTCCAATTGCAATAAGCAACAATCGGAAAAATGCTGTCCGGAAGAAGTTGGATGTTTTGCTTCCGGTCACCATGACTAGACACATTGTCAATAAGAATACCCGGAAGCCATATTCATACGGTTTGAAATTTGGGTAGAATCTGATATAAGTTGCACATGTCCCTGAACATCAAGTCATCAACACATGAGAAACGCAAATACTTAAATAAATTGATAAATGAATAACTAAAAAGCCAGAAATTGAACGAAAAGGAGTATATCAGGcaaacaatccaaaaattgtcTCCAATTTATAATCATAAGAATACTTATAGTacagttttcaaaaaaaaaaaaaaaagaaagaatacTTAATAGAACAGCAATGCTCACCCGCGATGAAAAGACTACAAACAATAAAAACTCCCTGGAATTCTTTAGCCTGAACTGATAATTCAGCAATTCCGAAAGCCAACCCTCCAGCAAAGAGTGTTCCCAAAGCTCGGTTGTAGCCTTTACTTAGGGAAGCTCCTATGAAGCAAGAACAATTAAAGAGTCAAACACAAGACACAATCCATAACCAGCGCAAAATCCAATAAATATTCCCGCGACAACTttatatatgaacaataaaagtAAATGAGACAAATTTTCATGAAGGTTTAAACAATGTCAATCAATAGCTCACAAATTCATTAAAACAAAGGCACCAAGTACCTCACTATTTTGATAAAACCAATGCCAATCAGcatcattttctttctttttcaactAGTGAATTCTTTCGAAACACATCCTCATGTGCCAGGTTTAACTCTCAACACTTAATAACCCATGAACACCAATACAGAAGAACACTAGACAATGTATTTACTAGGAACCTCTGcgtgagtaaaaactcgacaaaaATAGCTCCTTTAAACAAAATAGAACAGTTGCAGGTCATACACATGAGAATATGAGATATGGAGCACATGCCAGCAACTGAACAAaagaaggttttttttttttttttttggcattgCACGTACTCGGTTACATACAATGAGCAATTATAAATTTCCCATAAAGACATCGGCAGTCATTGCATTACTTAACTCACAAGTCACAACTCACAAGCACATAAATTATTGTAAAAACAATTTAAAGGACTTGCACCCTTAGCACAAAGTCTTGAACTGTATAACCTCCACCTCTCTTCAGTAATGAATAATTTTTCATATACAGCTCCATTTTAAAATCAAAACCAACCATCAGACAGAACCATAGTTTTAGTAATCAATAAAAGAGCTTGAATACAATGAGCTTTGGCCCCACTACAAACTCGAACAAGCAGATGCTTTCGCTAAAGGAATGGTTTGGTAACCATAGGCCACAACTATGGTCAAAAACTCAAAACTCGTTTGAAACCATACAACCATACAAGCTTTGTAACTCCATTACAAATAACAAAAAAAGCAAATCATTATAcgttatactccctctgtcccggtcatttgttgtccttttccatttttgggtgtctcagtcatttgttgtcctttctattttaagaatgaatttgatgagtaatttgatcattcacattcaatttattccacatgtcatttagtaattggcccctttctcctttccttggtctttgtgccaaaaccaaaggacaacaaatgaccggaacggagggagtacataAATGAAATAAACAAGCATTGGATACTTTAAAACTCCAGAGTCCAGACAACAAAACAATGATCACAGTTAGCCAAACACAAAAACTTACATGAGACCGTAGTATACATATAACCATTTTATTTCTGTTGTAACTTATACTCCGTAATAGTCATTTTGTAATAGATTAATGACTTGGTTGAATTCATGCAACGATCACAAACAAAAATGACAATCAACCGAAGCACAAAAAATCAAATGACAGCTATATACATACAGTTCCATTTCCTGTTATATTAGTCATCTCATACATAAATAACTAGCCCCAAAAACCGCCAAAATATAAAACAAATATTTCCTCCGTAGAggaaatataaaaggtaaacaaatgattgacgAAAAGAGTAAGAGAAAGAGGGATATACCAACGCTATATTCGAAAACATTGACAACGGTAATAATAGCCCAAACAGAGTACTTATTAATATCTTCAAAAGGCTTCTTAAGAAAAATAAGCAACGAAACCAAACCcaaacaaaaccctaatttcactgAAAATATGACTTTCCTTGGGTCTGATCTCCCTATCTCATACAATTTCCTAAAAAACTCCTTCCACCCATTACACCAATCATAAAACCCATCACAAATCCGCCTTCTCAACCCGGGTTTATCTCCGCCGCTGCAAAACGGACGAAAACAGCCGAACGCAGCGGCAGGGGCGGCGGAGGTGGGTCCCAGTTCGCCGTCGGAGACGGCAAAGCCTAATTCTGGATACCCTTTATAGGGGAGCAGGACTTCCTTGGTTGTATCCATTAAATTGTGCTTGAATTATCGGAAATTAGGAGGCATTTTATTGTTGATTGGAATAGAATGAGGGAAAAGACGCcgttattttaaaattttaatgcAGGAAGAGGGCTTTTAAGAGGGTGAAGAGGTGTATTATGAAAGTTGATGGAATCAAAGAGGTGGGTTAATCTTGAatttttggggttttttattttggaatttgggttaattttgaatttttttttggaatGTTTAATATGTTCATCGAAGAATTGTGGTCGTGGAATTGGAGGCTTGTGGAAGGACTGGAAGGATGTTATTGGGAAATTGATCATAGTGAAGAATTTGATGAATAAATAAATTAGTTAAACGTGATTAAGCGCTCGCGGAGCTCTTTTGTCATATAGATCTGGCAAAAAGGGCTAATGGAGTTGGGTGTGGGGCGGGCTAAATTGGTTTTGAGTCACACGGATTTGCGTGCAACTGGGTTAGGTTTTAGCTCATTTTTAGATGTGTTATTATCGAGTTACTTTAGTTTGATGGTCAATACAAGGTAACAAGCGTCAGGTTGAATCACAGACGGAGTCAGAGCAATTCGGATACTCTGTTCGTGTGTAGACCGGATATGAACTGGGTCATTAGgattttaaaatttacaaatttgATTTTATAAATTTACAAATCCATGGCCATTCTTACCGTACACGTCCGCTACCTTCGGTGCGCACTGGGTAAATCATCGAGTGTACGTGACTCAGGCCAAGAATGctccacaagattttgctctCGGGGAGGTTTGAACATGGATCTCCTGagaatttcacccaagttttaaccaaTAGACTCCACCCTTGCGGGCTTGAACTAATAATTTATCATCTATAAACCATGATACCTACTTTTTTTTATTAGTAAAATGGAGATAGAAAGATTTAGGAGTAACCGAAAATAATTTGTTACGATTCTATCTTACATGATAATTAAGATCCGTCCAACTGTATGAAAGATTGATTAACTTTACTTCCGCTCCATTTTCATCCTTCTTCGCATCTAAACAAACCCTTAAACTTATAATAACCCGAATATAACACATAATTTACAATGTACGTCGCTTAGGCTCGACCGCTCCTGTATACATGGCTTAAGCAATACACCAGGCATGACTTGGTGTAGTAATGCTTGTCGTAGAGAATGGTTAAGATGATTGGCGTCGCTATCACAATGTTCACATTGCTTAGTGTCATATGCATAATAACGTAATAGTTGATCATTAAGCAATCTGATTTTATGGAGTACCTTTTGCATCATATTTTGGGTCATTATTCCATGGTCAATTCATTATTTTGTCCATGCCTAATTACACTCGGATGACGAGATTCAAAATATTTCATTAGATTTAATTGAAGACGTCTTAAtttagtggttaagacggaggtattgtaATTGTAATGTAATTAAAGTGCCGCTTCATTTGTTTGATGGACATGTAATAaatcattaaatcaaaatcttaAATTAGTTTCAATTCTTCTAAAATGTGAAATTGTTTGCCTCACTCATTGAAAATGAGATGATGATATTAAACATTTATAAGATCTACTAGGTTAGATCTCGTGCATTACATGCACGTCTTATAATGTTATTTTTATTTATACTAAATTACATatataatagtggtatctcattagtTATTCATTTTTCTCGTCAATGCATTTGGCTTCGAAAAATAAAAAGTTATAACTGAAAATTAAGAAAAATGGTAGCATGCTGGAATGTATTTTTGAAAAAGAATATTTTTTATACCGCAaagctaatgatttcaatttataaattttctcaattttttgcCTCGAAAGTAATTAAAATGGTTTATAATTTTGTATTATACCTAGTATGAGTCAAATTATTCTCAAATAATAACATCAGTCAAATATTTACTAATTCATAGTTTGGTACttttttttaatatttaaataaaaaaattatagaTTAGAGTtagtaaaaaaaatataatttgatagaaagattaattttaatgaaaagataataatttaatgaaataaattattataattattagctTCCTTACTTAGTTAATGTAATTGCTATTAGCTACTTATTTAAAAATATGctttttggaagaaaaatttgTGAGgatgcctattcatttagtaaggctatgtttggtaaaactaattgAAAAGGTAGCCTGAAAATGTAGCTCAAAACTGAAAAtgtaactgaaacctgaaaaggtaactgataagatagctgaaaattaggacctgataaggtaactgattatataaaaatgtgttttggcaaactacctgaaaaggtagctgattttgtaaaataatgtaaaaggatatgataattattaaatattatagaTAAAAAGGGTAAAAATTGGAAGATAactcatttcaggtacctgatttctcaaatgctacccgaggtagcattttatttcaggtagcttatttggtcaaataagctacttaccAAACACTTGcgaaaaaatcaggtagctgaaattttggtcaaataagctatctAAAGTGTTGCCAAACATAGCCTAagactctgtttggtaaaactaactgaaaatgtagctgaaacctgaaaaggtagctgaaaactgaaaagctaactaaaacctgaaaaggtaactgataaggtaactgattatataagaAAATATTTGGCAAATTAACTGAAAAGGTAATTGATTATGATGAAATGatgtaaaaggatatgataattatttaatagtatagatttaaagagtaaaaacggaaaatcaaaccaaatcaggtacctgaaatctcaaatgctactctaggtagcatttcatttcaggtagcttatttggttaaataagctacttgtcaaacgCTTACAAAGAAAACAAGGTacatgaaattttggtcaaataagctactttgaccaaatatACCTGAAATGTCTTACCAAACGGAGCTTGAATATGGGATTGGTGCGCATGATGCATGTAAGTAACCCCCACTTCAAATATTAGTTTTAGtaattactccgtattattaTTTATAAGAGTATAAGATTAATTATTTATAAGTATAAGATTAACGAGAATATAAAATCGTCTTTTTATATATAAAATACTCATATATATATTTTAGATATGTTTACTGTGGATAAAACTTCCCCATCAAGTTTTATTTAAATTCTTTTCAATTTGCAATTGACATCAAGAAATGTTGTGTGCAAATGTATCGTTGAAGGTTCGAACCCTTTTTttagttagtcttgctgaagatgggtcggagtaagtgacgggtaatgtcactcataAAATGGATAGGGggaacaaggtgggggcacccccatgtgcttccctctctcctctatttgggtcatttgtgaaagaaaatggtatccgtcactccaaagtgacagATACGTGCCATCTTCAATGAAATTTTGTGCCCTTTTTATGCTTTTGGCTTGTTCTCGCAAACTCTGAGCGTGGCAATGTGACATGGGCATTGAACTTGTATGTACTTGTCAACTTGGCTCCATAgataactagtatagatcccgtaCGAATGCGCGTTTTTTTAGATAGGAATATTAAAGAAATTTACGAAGTAATAATTATAAAACCTAATATTTAATTCAATTTGAtatttaattgtaaaatttattattattaatgttttgtattGATCGGTAGAAAAGGGAAAGTTTAGTATACTCCAGTtgtagatataatataatgaaaatCCAATTACAGATATGTTATAATAAAAGCCCAGTTacatatatgatataaattataAAGATAGCCCAATTCTAGCCAAATTCATTTAGACAGAAAAATTTGgagatttcttattcttttagtgtAAGGGGGATAACATGACAAATTAAACATTGTCATTTGCCATTTGGTATGTTatgagcatctccaatggttgagAAAAAGGACTAGCTTGCAATTTTTTAAAATTGCAAGCTAGTAGCTCAACCATTGGAGTGGTCCAAATAGATTAGCTTTGCTCAAAAAAATTGAGCTAGTAGCTCCATAAAGCTACTTGCTTAAATGGACCCACAAAAAAACATAACCAATAGGAAAATAGTTGTCTCATttataattgatggggcatattctgcacccgctgaccaagtcaacatattgaacgaggtcaaagatatccacggcaattcaatgacttagacatcccagCCGATGCATCCTTTCGGCCTGCCAGCCTGGgtatcggcatggcaacctaccagccggggcccatacccgcgtactcatatccaagaaccctcggcatggagtcaaccaggctcgc
Protein-coding sequences here:
- the LOC141623493 gene encoding aluminum-activated malate transporter 4-like is translated as MDTTKEVLLPYKGYPELGFAVSDGELGPTSAAPAAAFGCFRPFCSGGDKPGLRRRICDGFYDWCNGWKEFFRKLYEIGRSDPRKVIFSVKLGFCLGLVSLLIFLKKPFEDINKYSVWAIITVVNVFEYSVGASLSKGYNRALGTLFAGGLAFGIAELSVQAKEFQGVFIVCSLFIAGTCATYIRFYPNFKPYEYGFRVFLLTMCLVMVTGSKTSNFFRTAFFRLLLIAIGGVVASIVNVCILPIWAGEDLHKLVVKNFEGVATSLEGCVNGYLQCVAYEKIPSKILTYQAYDDPTYGGYRAALQSTSQEESLLDFARWEPPHGRYRSFKYPWEYYVKVSGALRHCAFMVMAMHGCMLSEIQAPAEKRYIFANELRRVGTAGAKLLREIGSKVEKMEKLGPEDILEEVHLAAEELQIKIDQKSYLLVRFESWEEGKRPKEFEDPEHVAKMKDCGGSQLVIDSLSETIVSVDPHMQSTNNFNSRPGSMIMGHDPLLYSRPTSMLFDSRLGSMTMGGGPSMQGLFSTDSMASKNHWPSRISILPDMRINEKEAQTYESASSLSLATFSSLLVEFVARLGNLVDAFEELSENANFKKPNVSY